Proteins encoded in a region of the Streptomyces sp. NBC_01471 genome:
- a CDS encoding M6 family metalloprotease domain-containing protein: MDRRRLRQTAAIFVSFMALTTTSLVAGPAVATVGGAGPCALPRADVHHSVGLDSWNSAYPRPVGTLDAVMIFLSFPGAAPDTTPRELTADYFPSTSTFFRRASYGKFTLRPHPMRHWTMMPKPASAYAIRRDWSAGERDAYLRDAVAAADPSVDFSKYDLVYLIADPDAPGVDSDATKVVNLDAPLHADGTEIRRFVTGFERHPPDRDVLAHETGHVFDLPDLYHRPSDDKGDWDTYVGDWDVMGSQFGLAPDFFGWHKWKLGWLDRRQIGCLRGTGAQMFTLEPLEEVPPRGSDTAGTRLVVLRTGLESALVMEARTAAGNDTSTCSEGILIYRVKSELASGDGPVRVVDTHPHSSGCWGQSVYPPLADAPLGVGETFTVPGNGTKVEVADRTQSGAWTVKITPVV, from the coding sequence GTGGACCGACGCCGTCTGCGGCAGACCGCCGCCATCTTCGTGTCGTTCATGGCGCTCACCACGACGTCCCTGGTGGCGGGGCCCGCCGTGGCCACCGTGGGCGGCGCCGGGCCGTGCGCGCTGCCACGCGCCGACGTCCACCACTCGGTCGGTCTCGACAGCTGGAACTCCGCCTACCCCCGGCCGGTCGGGACGCTCGACGCGGTCATGATCTTCCTGTCCTTCCCGGGGGCCGCGCCGGACACCACCCCGCGGGAGCTGACGGCTGATTACTTCCCCTCGACCAGTACCTTCTTCCGGCGTGCCTCGTACGGGAAGTTCACGCTGCGGCCGCATCCGATGCGGCACTGGACCATGATGCCGAAACCGGCCTCCGCGTACGCGATACGGCGTGACTGGAGCGCGGGCGAGCGCGACGCGTATCTGCGGGACGCGGTGGCCGCGGCCGATCCTTCGGTGGACTTCAGCAAGTACGACCTCGTCTATCTGATCGCCGACCCGGACGCCCCGGGCGTCGACTCGGACGCCACGAAGGTGGTCAACCTGGATGCCCCGCTGCACGCCGACGGTACGGAGATCCGGCGCTTCGTCACCGGCTTCGAGCGGCATCCGCCGGACCGGGATGTGCTGGCCCACGAGACCGGGCACGTCTTCGACCTGCCGGATCTCTACCACCGCCCGTCGGACGACAAGGGCGACTGGGACACCTATGTGGGGGACTGGGACGTCATGGGCAGCCAGTTCGGGCTCGCCCCCGACTTCTTCGGCTGGCACAAGTGGAAGCTGGGCTGGCTGGACCGGCGGCAGATCGGCTGTCTGCGCGGCACCGGGGCCCAGATGTTCACGCTGGAACCGCTGGAGGAGGTCCCGCCACGCGGCAGCGACACAGCAGGGACCCGGCTCGTCGTCCTGCGGACCGGGCTGGAGAGCGCCCTCGTCATGGAGGCGCGCACGGCGGCCGGCAACGACACGTCGACCTGTTCGGAGGGGATCCTCATCTACCGGGTGAAGTCGGAGCTGGCCTCCGGGGACGGACCGGTCCGGGTGGTCGACACCCATCCGCACAGCTCGGGCTGCTGGGGGCAGTCGGTCTACCCGCCGCTGGCCGACGCGCCGCTCGGGGTCGGGGAGACGTTCACCGTTCCCGGGAACGGGACGAAGGTGGAGGTGGCGGACCGTACGCAGTCGGGAGCCTGGACGGTCAAGATCACGCCGGTCGTGTGA
- a CDS encoding bifunctional DNA primase/polymerase encodes MSAWQRIDDSAGIPSGRSSGTRGAGIWSSGVQGSTVRTPGASSPAGLSRIPDEQDGQHATAVTPAGAGWLASASRYPRSALSLWESRPTAPTVLDCGSVFDVVNVPAIFGRRMLDTLWSEGPGSGPVAGHRGRMLLFAAPGTAQRLPSLLHWEEWGDAVPPLLCHGTGDAVTVPSPASSVPPSGPRWLVAPDTRHPWLPGPEVMLWACVRAARAAAAPAARAGGLSIFPRADQGAKVYDVSRRR; translated from the coding sequence ATGAGTGCATGGCAGCGAATCGACGACAGCGCGGGAATCCCCTCCGGCAGAAGCTCCGGCACCCGGGGCGCGGGCATCTGGAGCTCCGGCGTCCAGGGCTCGACCGTCCGCACCCCGGGTGCCTCTTCCCCCGCAGGGCTCAGCCGGATCCCCGACGAGCAGGACGGGCAGCACGCGACGGCGGTCACTCCGGCCGGCGCGGGGTGGCTCGCCTCCGCATCCCGGTATCCGCGCAGTGCGCTCTCGCTCTGGGAGTCCCGGCCCACCGCCCCGACCGTGCTGGACTGCGGCTCGGTCTTCGACGTGGTCAACGTGCCCGCGATCTTCGGCCGCCGGATGCTGGACACCCTGTGGTCGGAGGGCCCCGGATCGGGCCCGGTCGCGGGCCACCGGGGCCGGATGCTGCTCTTCGCCGCCCCCGGCACCGCCCAGCGGCTGCCGTCCCTGCTGCACTGGGAGGAGTGGGGCGACGCGGTGCCGCCGCTGCTCTGCCACGGCACCGGCGACGCGGTGACCGTACCGTCGCCGGCCTCCTCCGTTCCCCCGTCGGGCCCGCGCTGGCTGGTGGCCCCCGACACCCGACACCCCTGGCTCCCGGGCCCCGAGGTCATGCTCTGGGCCTGTGTCCGGGCGGCGCGTGCGGCGGCGGCCCCGGCGGCGAGGGCGGGCGGCTTATCGATTTTTCCCCGCGCCGATCAGGGTGCTAAGGTCTACGACGTCAGCAGGCGCCGCTAG